One window of Catonella massiliensis genomic DNA carries:
- a CDS encoding helix-turn-helix transcriptional regulator, whose protein sequence is MNNSNCKYTDNPSYILKNIREALGMSAKEIYEGLCCRSTYDRYESGENEISLTRLFFLLERMGVSNERFEVMIPDYVYEFYQWYENCMKLVEKRDWEGLVCESKRFDELVLEDEDIQIAYRDYIEYIIARYGEKDNNKAYSMIMKALNHTVKDVEAIVEEKKRLSVFEWNLFINLYDLKYEMNPDKNADITDILYDVYNYYRVNVTDKFIIYKTLPRLALTMLLNDRGSLTLHKRIELEEESLKVLTKYYCWVGLPEVLRLLSKDAKTLHARTVYAKHREALVSILNKYGFSEDFRTEVFRESYPLSMLLSDNLKAYRQKMGLTMEEVSDDICAFESYSRYERGVKYPKRKKLEKLAERLGMEWFLIRAEIDVDDYESLLLATECRQLIATQEMDAFREKIELLRDKIDMDIIKNQILVGFFELLTKKDSGVSKEELDHLFSIIECKLEEDLFHSRVEIDALNYIAGFEAEKNLETGIKIVKGIIDNEKRKRMLDWRYTSLSKGNLTCMYNDSRRYDESYTICRELMDEMIIKDYTFPLMNVLSCLIEAKEEKGNIEQAMEMCKILFYISELYQRHDSEMIREFYERHFDKEAIWY, encoded by the coding sequence ATGAACAATAGTAATTGCAAATATACGGATAATCCAAGCTATATACTTAAGAATATAAGGGAAGCCCTTGGAATGTCTGCAAAAGAAATATATGAAGGCTTATGTTGCAGAAGTACATACGACAGGTATGAAAGTGGAGAAAATGAGATTAGCCTTACCAGGTTGTTCTTTTTATTAGAAAGAATGGGTGTGTCAAATGAAAGATTTGAAGTAATGATACCTGACTATGTATACGAGTTTTATCAATGGTATGAAAACTGTATGAAGCTTGTCGAAAAGAGAGACTGGGAAGGACTTGTCTGTGAGAGTAAGCGGTTTGATGAGTTAGTGCTTGAAGATGAGGATATCCAGATTGCTTACAGGGATTATATTGAATATATCATAGCGAGGTATGGTGAAAAAGATAATAATAAGGCATATAGCATGATTATGAAGGCTCTAAACCATACTGTAAAGGATGTGGAGGCTATAGTAGAAGAAAAGAAGAGACTTAGTGTATTTGAATGGAATCTGTTTATCAATCTATATGACCTCAAATACGAGATGAATCCTGATAAGAATGCTGACATCACGGACATTTTATATGATGTCTATAACTATTACAGAGTAAATGTGACAGATAAATTCATTATATATAAGACACTGCCACGGCTTGCACTGACAATGTTGCTGAATGACAGGGGCAGCCTTACATTACATAAGAGGATTGAATTAGAAGAAGAAAGCCTGAAAGTCTTAACCAAGTACTATTGCTGGGTGGGATTGCCGGAGGTGCTTAGGCTTTTGAGTAAAGATGCTAAAACCCTGCACGCTAGGACTGTATATGCTAAGCATAGGGAGGCGCTTGTAAGCATATTGAATAAATATGGTTTTTCAGAAGACTTCAGAACTGAGGTATTTAGGGAATCTTATCCTCTGTCTATGCTGCTAAGTGATAACTTAAAGGCATATAGGCAAAAGATGGGACTTACAATGGAAGAGGTAAGTGATGATATATGTGCTTTTGAGTCGTATTCAAGGTATGAAAGGGGAGTCAAATATCCTAAAAGAAAGAAACTGGAAAAACTAGCTGAAAGACTGGGTATGGAGTGGTTCTTAATACGGGCAGAAATAGATGTAGATGATTATGAAAGCTTACTGCTTGCCACAGAATGTAGACAGCTAATTGCAACACAGGAGATGGATGCTTTTAGAGAAAAGATAGAACTATTAAGAGATAAAATCGATATGGATATTATAAAAAATCAGATTTTGGTGGGCTTTTTTGAATTACTTACTAAGAAGGACAGCGGTGTGTCAAAGGAAGAGTTGGATCATTTGTTTTCCATAATAGAATGTAAGCTTGAAGAAGATTTATTTCATTCACGAGTAGAAATTGATGCTCTGAATTATATAGCTGGTTTTGAAGCGGAGAAGAACCTGGAAACAGGGATAAAAATAGTTAAAGGTATAATAGACAACGAAAAAAGAAAGAGAATGTTAGATTGGCGCTATACTTCACTTTCAAAGGGAAACCTTACATGTATGTATAATGATAGTAGGAGATATGACGAAAGTTATACAATCTGTAGAGAACTTATGGATGAAATGATAATTAAAGATTATACTTTTCCGCTTATGAATGTATTATCTTGCCTGATAGAAGCTAAAGAAGAGAAAGGAAATATAGAACAGGCAATGGAGATGTGCAAGATACTGTTCTATATCTCCGAACTATATCAAAGACATGATAGCGAAATGATAAGAGAATTTTATGAAAGACACTTTGATAAAGAGGCAATATGGTATTAG
- a CDS encoding Rpn family recombination-promoting nuclease/putative transposase, whose amino-acid sequence MGEKDILEKKLLMFNDVFADFVNGIMFDGKDVVKEDELVDLSGWSHYKGDDSKHRFQDRDVVKLWKKENVVISLIGIENQVIPDEDMVFRVISYDGASYRTQLVEKERRKRTKKTNKTNETDLRIDIYPVITFVIYYGEEEWKHETTLHKRLNLDSELKHYVSDYSINLIDLKKLSEDDINKFKKDFKLIADYMVKGSKHKADRIDLNHPEEVSELILRLTGEELPFEVECEEGGKNMEKFFEPMFERAEARGEARGEARGKAEGESCLARLISLLMSEGKNDKIKDVVENEEIRHGLYKEYGIQ is encoded by the coding sequence TTGGGAGAGAAGGATATTTTAGAGAAGAAGCTCCTTATGTTTAATGACGTATTTGCAGACTTTGTGAATGGAATTATGTTTGATGGGAAGGATGTAGTTAAAGAGGATGAACTTGTTGATCTTTCCGGCTGGAGCCACTATAAGGGTGACGACAGTAAACATAGGTTTCAGGACAGAGATGTCGTAAAGCTATGGAAGAAAGAAAATGTAGTTATTTCACTAATAGGCATTGAAAATCAGGTTATACCTGATGAGGATATGGTATTTAGGGTGATTTCGTATGATGGTGCTTCTTATAGAACCCAGCTTGTAGAAAAGGAACGAAGGAAGAGGACAAAGAAAACCAATAAGACCAATGAGACAGACCTGCGGATAGATATTTATCCTGTAATAACCTTTGTTATCTACTATGGCGAAGAAGAATGGAAGCACGAGACAACCCTGCACAAAAGGCTTAACCTAGATTCTGAACTCAAACACTATGTAAGCGACTATAGTATCAATCTGATAGACTTGAAAAAGCTAAGTGAAGATGATATAAATAAGTTTAAGAAGGATTTTAAGCTAATAGCGGATTACATGGTAAAAGGAAGCAAACATAAGGCAGACCGCATAGATCTAAACCATCCTGAGGAAGTGAGTGAACTCATCCTAAGGCTAACAGGTGAGGAGCTGCCTTTCGAGGTAGAATGTGAAGAAGGAGGAAAGAACATGGAGAAATTTTTTGAACCGATGTTTGAGAGGGCAGAAGCAAGAGGAGAAGCAAGAGGAGAAGCAAGAGGAAAAGCAGAAGGCGAGAGCTGCCTTGCAAGACTAATCAGTCTCTTAATGAGCGAAGGTAAGAACGACAAAATCAAGGATGTAGTAGAAAATGAGGAAATTAGGCATGGGCTGTATAAGGAGTATGGTATACAATAA
- a CDS encoding Fic family protein: MDKKANIFLAKKLFAELVFNTAYIEGVNVTFPQTQAIIDGAIVNNVPVSDIQTVLNLRDAWKSMLDTLDEPLTFEYICKINSLVSRNESLEWGVLRSGTVGVGGTDYLPPIPVKADVEKRIEEINNIPDIYERAIEYFCYSVRGQLFWDGNKRTSTIVASKILISEGKGVLTIGKKEALSFNEALLHFYDTADSRLLKECLMGCIKGRDM, from the coding sequence ATGGATAAAAAGGCTAATATTTTTTTAGCAAAAAAGCTATTTGCTGAGCTGGTTTTTAATACCGCCTACATAGAGGGCGTAAATGTTACATTTCCACAGACACAGGCCATTATTGACGGTGCAATAGTAAATAATGTACCGGTATCGGACATACAGACAGTACTAAACTTAAGGGATGCCTGGAAATCTATGTTAGATACCCTGGATGAACCACTTACATTTGAATATATATGTAAGATAAACAGCCTGGTATCCAGGAATGAAAGCTTAGAATGGGGAGTGCTAAGAAGCGGTACTGTAGGAGTAGGAGGAACAGATTATCTACCGCCTATTCCCGTTAAAGCCGATGTAGAAAAGAGAATAGAAGAAATAAATAATATTCCTGATATCTATGAAAGAGCGATAGAATATTTTTGTTATTCAGTAAGAGGACAGCTTTTTTGGGACGGAAATAAGAGGACTTCAACGATAGTAGCAAGTAAAATACTGATAAGTGAGGGTAAAGGAGTACTGACCATAGGAAAGAAGGAAGCTTTGAGCTTTAATGAGGCACTTTTACATTTTTATGATACTGCTGACAGCAGGCTGTTAAAAGAATGCCTTATGGGATGTATAAAAGGAAGGGATATGTAG